Proteins co-encoded in one Bradyrhizobium sp. 170 genomic window:
- the nifB gene encoding nitrogenase cofactor biosynthesis protein NifB yields MDVSECNEASSFGGAAGLGEIKQAHTRHKGCGTFGGRDKASCGSQARQGDLPPAIWEKVKNHPCYSEEAHHHYARMHVAVAPACNIQCNYCNRKYDCANESRPGVVSEKLTPEQAAKKVLAVASTIPQMTVLGIAGPGDPLANPEKTFKTFELVAKAAPDIKLCLSTNGLALPDHVDTIARLNVDHVTITINMVDPEIGAKIYPWIFYGHRRYTGVKAAKILINRQLQGLEMLAEREILCKINSVMIPGINDQHLVDVNKAVKSRGAFLHNIMPLISAPQHGTVFGLNGQRGPAAQELKALQDACEGEMNMMRHCRQCRADAVGLLGEDRGAEFTTEKIMAVDVKYDLETRKAYQAKVEEERVAKVAATQQKLADLAGETSDINLLVAVATKGSGLINEHFGHAKEFQVYELSTSGAKFVGHRRADPYCQGGYAEEGSLVTIIRAIDDCHAVFVAKIGGCPKSELIKAGIEPLDQYAHEFIEKSAIAWFKRYLDKVQSGEIQHVERGNAAIRQGALISAA; encoded by the coding sequence ATGGATGTGTCGGAATGTAATGAGGCAAGCTCTTTTGGCGGCGCCGCTGGTCTCGGCGAGATCAAGCAAGCCCACACCCGGCATAAGGGCTGCGGCACCTTTGGCGGCAGGGACAAGGCGAGCTGCGGATCGCAGGCCCGCCAAGGCGATCTGCCACCCGCGATCTGGGAAAAGGTGAAGAACCATCCCTGCTACAGCGAAGAGGCGCATCACCATTACGCCCGCATGCATGTCGCGGTCGCGCCGGCGTGCAATATCCAGTGCAATTACTGCAATCGCAAATATGACTGCGCCAATGAATCGCGCCCGGGTGTGGTAAGTGAGAAGCTCACCCCTGAGCAGGCGGCGAAGAAAGTGCTCGCCGTTGCTTCCACTATTCCGCAGATGACCGTGCTTGGCATCGCCGGCCCCGGCGATCCCCTGGCCAATCCGGAAAAAACATTCAAGACGTTCGAGCTGGTAGCCAAAGCCGCGCCGGACATCAAGCTGTGCCTGTCGACCAACGGGCTGGCCTTGCCCGATCACGTCGACACCATCGCCCGCTTGAACGTCGACCACGTCACCATCACCATCAACATGGTCGATCCCGAAATAGGTGCCAAGATCTATCCGTGGATTTTCTATGGCCACAGGCGCTACACCGGCGTCAAAGCCGCAAAGATTCTGATCAATCGACAGCTGCAAGGCCTTGAGATGCTCGCGGAGCGCGAGATTTTGTGCAAGATCAATTCGGTCATGATCCCGGGCATCAACGACCAGCACCTGGTCGACGTTAACAAGGCCGTCAAGTCGCGCGGCGCGTTCCTGCACAACATCATGCCGCTGATCTCCGCGCCCCAGCACGGCACCGTGTTCGGTCTCAACGGTCAGCGCGGCCCGGCGGCGCAGGAATTGAAGGCGCTGCAGGACGCTTGTGAAGGCGAGATGAACATGATGCGGCATTGCCGGCAGTGTCGCGCCGATGCTGTCGGCCTGCTCGGCGAGGATCGCGGCGCGGAGTTCACCACGGAGAAGATCATGGCGGTGGATGTCAAGTACGACCTCGAGACGCGTAAAGCCTATCAGGCCAAAGTTGAGGAGGAGCGCGTGGCCAAGGTCGCGGCCACACAGCAGAAACTGGCCGACCTCGCGGGCGAGACGAGTGATATCAATCTCCTGGTCGCGGTAGCAACCAAGGGCTCGGGCCTGATCAACGAGCATTTTGGACATGCCAAGGAGTTCCAGGTGTACGAACTCTCGACATCGGGCGCCAAATTCGTCGGCCACCGTCGCGCCGATCCCTACTGCCAGGGCGGTTATGCTGAGGAGGGCAGCCTTGTGACCATCATCCGCGCCATCGATGACTGCCATGCGGTGTTCGTGGCCAAGATCGGCGGGTGCCCGAAGAGCGAGCTGATCAAGGCCGGCATCGAGCCGCTTGATCAATACGCGCACGAGTTCATCGAGAAATCAGCGATCGCCTGGTTCAAGCGTTATCTCGACAAGGTGCAAAGCGGTGAGATCCAGCATGTCGAACGCGGCAACGCGGCGATTCGGCAGGGCGCGCTGATTTCGGCGGCGTAA
- a CDS encoding 4Fe-4S binding protein: protein MPFKIIASQCTGCSACELECPNVAISEKGGTFVIDPKKCTECIGHFDEPQCVAVCPVDNTCVLDPSLPRYHARA, encoded by the coding sequence ATGCCGTTCAAGATCATCGCCTCACAATGCACGGGCTGCTCGGCTTGCGAACTCGAATGCCCGAATGTTGCAATCTCGGAGAAGGGCGGGACGTTCGTGATTGATCCTAAGAAATGCACCGAATGCATCGGCCATTTCGACGAGCCGCAATGCGTGGCGGTCTGTCCGGTCGACAATACCTGTGTGCTCGATCCCTCATTGCCGCGCTATCACGCGCGGGCATAA
- a CDS encoding iron-sulfur cluster assembly accessory protein, whose amino-acid sequence MNSTLTPAAEKFMSFEVRAHCAAETGFRLAVTAGSCSGLSVDIGVARASGSGEQVGERNDLNSLYAEGRPLVGGVTIVLTDTAAQTGLIFPEAGVLLEQGHKGRPLEEESCRWTWT is encoded by the coding sequence GTGAATTCCACGCTGACGCCGGCTGCGGAAAAATTCATGAGTTTTGAGGTGCGCGCCCATTGCGCCGCTGAAACCGGCTTCCGGCTCGCCGTTACGGCCGGCAGTTGCTCGGGATTGTCGGTCGATATCGGTGTTGCGCGGGCATCGGGGTCCGGTGAGCAAGTCGGCGAACGCAACGACCTAAACTCTCTCTATGCCGAGGGCAGGCCGCTGGTCGGCGGTGTGACCATCGTCTTAACCGATACCGCTGCGCAGACCGGCCTGATCTTCCCCGAAGCAGGTGTGCTGCTCGAGCAAGGCCACAAAGGCCGCCCACTCGAAGAGGAAAGCTGCCGATGGACCTGGACGTAG
- a CDS encoding 4Fe4S-binding leucine-rich repeat protein produces the protein MTDDIDEARDCQGHEVNCSACTHLSLKKTGGCRLMHACVNDHYAQHNDRFFNWSPALANAYTAHPHFEVRAIAAKHVNLFLLLPLPNDAEETVRANAAWRLLKSNILTLRNDSHREVKILVATLLDGEELVPMLSDQNYCVRQIVARRAATVAEVPAALRCDPDWRVRREVVTRIAAFELARLTENEDSMVQEVARGRLACKSARR, from the coding sequence ATGACGGATGACATCGACGAGGCCCGCGACTGCCAGGGCCATGAGGTCAATTGCAGCGCCTGCACTCATCTGTCGCTGAAGAAAACGGGCGGCTGCCGGCTGATGCATGCCTGTGTCAACGACCATTATGCCCAGCACAACGACCGTTTTTTCAACTGGAGTCCCGCGCTCGCCAATGCCTACACTGCGCATCCGCATTTCGAGGTGCGGGCCATCGCGGCCAAGCACGTCAATCTCTTTCTATTGCTACCGCTGCCAAATGACGCCGAAGAAACCGTGCGCGCGAATGCAGCGTGGCGACTGCTCAAGAGCAACATCCTGACGCTGCGCAACGATTCGCATCGCGAGGTAAAGATACTGGTCGCGACTCTGCTCGATGGTGAGGAATTGGTGCCGATGCTGTCGGACCAGAACTATTGCGTCCGCCAGATCGTGGCTCGCCGCGCAGCGACTGTCGCCGAAGTTCCTGCCGCTCTGCGGTGCGATCCCGATTGGCGTGTCCGCCGGGAAGTGGTGACCCGCATTGCGGCTTTTGAGTTGGCACGTCTCACCGAAAATGAGGACAGTATGGTGCAGGAGGTCGCGCGTGGCCGTCTGGCCTGCAAGTCCGCAAGGAGGTGA
- a CDS encoding nitrogen fixation protein NifZ, which produces MSNIVRDSDVVELTGPPFFNLGEKVRAKRTIRNDGTYAGKEIGDILAKKGEVGYVVSIGTFLQQFYIYGVEFLESGHRVGMKRKELDLVEARDEPDDLPLPEEIAS; this is translated from the coding sequence ATGAGCAACATCGTCCGCGACAGTGATGTAGTCGAGCTAACTGGGCCACCGTTCTTCAACCTTGGCGAAAAGGTACGGGCCAAGCGCACCATTCGCAACGACGGCACCTATGCCGGCAAGGAGATCGGCGATATCCTGGCCAAGAAAGGCGAGGTGGGTTACGTCGTCTCCATCGGGACTTTCCTGCAGCAATTCTATATCTATGGCGTCGAGTTTCTTGAAAGCGGCCACCGCGTCGGCATGAAGCGCAAGGAGCTCGATCTGGTGGAAGCGCGCGACGAACCCGACGACCTGCCGTTGCCGGAAGAGATCGCGTCATGA
- a CDS encoding nitrogen fixation protein NifZ produces MIEPRLPKYQWGQRVKAAVDLVNDGSFPDAPANGLLVGAGGIGEIVKVGMQTEANLPIYVVEFGERLVVGCLEEEITML; encoded by the coding sequence ATGATCGAGCCGCGCCTCCCGAAATATCAATGGGGCCAGCGAGTTAAAGCCGCTGTCGACCTTGTTAACGATGGCTCCTTTCCCGATGCGCCGGCTAACGGGCTCTTGGTGGGCGCCGGCGGCATCGGCGAGATCGTGAAGGTCGGCATGCAAACCGAAGCGAACTTGCCGATTTATGTTGTCGAGTTTGGTGAGCGGCTGGTCGTCGGTTGTCTTGAAGAAGAGATCACAATGCTTTGA
- a CDS encoding DUF3024 domain-containing protein, which produces MNAAVMRKVVNGLIAHPNELDRKRIERGLSSRKRYRYVSPNVKPVRSGYLIESPCCSGNIDKDGGLIEVALIHHDSRSATWKLFRKDHARGLWEFYSIYQRLTAAIDELNTDPERVFWQ; this is translated from the coding sequence ATGAACGCCGCGGTGATGAGAAAGGTAGTGAACGGACTTATCGCTCATCCGAACGAGCTCGATCGCAAGCGGATCGAGCGTGGCTTGAGCTCGCGCAAACGCTATCGTTATGTCTCGCCGAATGTGAAACCGGTACGGAGTGGCTATCTCATCGAGAGTCCCTGCTGCTCGGGCAATATCGACAAAGATGGCGGCTTGATTGAAGTAGCGCTGATCCATCATGACTCGAGGAGCGCGACATGGAAGCTGTTTCGTAAAGATCACGCGCGGGGGCTTTGGGAGTTTTACAGCATCTACCAGCGGCTGACCGCAGCGATCGACGAATTGAACACAGATCCGGAGCGGGTGTTCTGGCAATAA
- a CDS encoding DegT/DnrJ/EryC1/StrS family aminotransferase: MTSVALAKDHDANVVNADVSFIRMSDPDVTFAELSAVETLLCSPRVSNGPVTETFEKAFAAYLGRKYAVAVPSGTIGLLLALKALGIGPGQDVIASPYSFRETVHAISLTGARTVFADVDYWSGALVPAKVEERITANTRAIVAGNPNGHPAPWSELRAIAQRHQLMLLEDSTEAIGSRYKGELVGRFGDIAVFDFAQPLALTCGEGGMVVTDDIDIAVGLLRHRAHRLDNRSSVVVSSAAPYQAGMSDLTAALGLAQLKRLDEILERRRLIEQLYNAHIQSFEGIKPPYIGPDVTEVNWFLYLVHLGTRFTRSSRDAIVDDLRIGHVEAAAYCHPMHLQRHYFEIGYRYGDLLVTEKIADRAVALPFHTHLTDNQIEFIVETMKDASINIGAGAAIY; encoded by the coding sequence ATGACTAGCGTTGCTCTCGCAAAGGATCACGATGCGAACGTGGTCAACGCGGACGTATCTTTCATTCGGATGTCCGATCCGGATGTCACCTTCGCCGAGCTCTCTGCCGTGGAAACGCTGCTGTGTTCGCCGCGGGTCTCGAACGGGCCGGTGACTGAGACCTTCGAGAAAGCCTTTGCCGCCTATCTCGGCCGGAAATACGCCGTTGCCGTCCCGAGCGGCACCATCGGGCTTCTGCTTGCGCTAAAGGCCCTCGGCATCGGGCCGGGGCAGGATGTGATCGCCTCACCGTATTCGTTTCGCGAGACGGTGCATGCTATCAGTCTCACGGGCGCGCGCACCGTATTTGCCGACGTCGACTATTGGTCGGGAGCATTGGTTCCGGCGAAGGTCGAAGAGCGGATCACGGCCAACACACGGGCGATTGTTGCCGGCAATCCCAATGGCCATCCGGCGCCATGGTCGGAGCTGCGCGCGATCGCGCAGCGCCATCAGCTGATGCTACTGGAGGATTCCACCGAGGCGATCGGATCGAGATACAAGGGCGAACTCGTCGGCCGCTTTGGCGATATCGCCGTGTTCGACTTTGCCCAGCCTCTGGCCCTGACCTGCGGCGAGGGCGGCATGGTGGTGACCGACGATATCGACATTGCCGTTGGCTTGCTTCGCCATCGCGCGCATCGGCTGGATAACCGCTCCTCCGTCGTCGTCAGTAGCGCAGCGCCTTACCAGGCCGGCATGAGCGATCTTACAGCCGCGTTGGGCCTTGCGCAGCTGAAGCGCCTCGATGAAATCCTGGAGCGGCGCCGGCTCATCGAGCAGCTCTACAATGCACATATCCAATCATTCGAGGGCATCAAGCCGCCCTATATCGGTCCCGATGTGACCGAGGTGAACTGGTTCCTCTATCTCGTCCATCTTGGAACGCGCTTCACGCGCTCCAGCCGTGACGCCATTGTCGATGATCTGCGCATTGGGCATGTCGAGGCCGCTGCCTATTGCCATCCGATGCATTTGCAGCGTCACTATTTTGAGATTGGCTATCGATATGGCGATTTACTGGTCACGGAAAAGATCGCCGATCGTGCCGTGGCGCTGCCGTTTCACACCCATCTCACCGACAACCAGATCGAGTTCATTGTGGAGACGATGAAGGACGCGTCCATCAATATCGGCGCGGGCGCAGCCATCTATTAG